The proteins below come from a single Panulirus ornatus isolate Po-2019 chromosome 72, ASM3632096v1, whole genome shotgun sequence genomic window:
- the LOC139748125 gene encoding uncharacterized protein, with protein MVLTRRSSSETESSTPNTSRGKSKKDVKTGNSSGTPDVVSRLVSAKRTTSVSSTSEPTPPTRRSKRLASCSQDVVGEATPSSSRLTSKSQDVVSVQTPSRSRQSRTTSSDDYVTPVKRSRRSSTEASGHQDTPVVHTPRRRRSSSGARDTPAASASVRRSRRLSADTSIPEWELSSDTPPGSSRSSEEEIAPLPKEIEEQTDSESTTQTLESISEEEEEDTPLPHSSDIIEVRSVCEVEEVQIVRQEPETLPVIEKEKLDDDIESISVNEEGSHIQEGKTKGLAVIEEVKEEKEGLTKAVKPEDTKEVVKEPDLILTEEPEKTKEVEKEPDLILNEEKEETEEVIKEPDLILIEEPEKTKEVVKEPDLILNEEKEETKEVIKEPDLILNEEKEETKEVEKEPDLILTEEKEEIKEDVKESALTLTEEVTEKSVDEKEQEVVALDTGFDGRSNCSASSTTGVEKDDLVVADETVSTTVTTDEDYISSSRNEIKSDDLTAAPDKGLAEGASKDLEVTSTTNIGVSANQKNELSGRKKIKPAVNNNIEVSDGKEALENLSELKNVTRGVPISGRWWKKEKQRCSFIMKDATGKRSWRKKMRIKQERQDVLAVSAAIREEKQRKKDELKRRQELNKIRQAENAKKSEIVQVIKDPRKIKKMKRKQLRYIEKRDTTELQKLQS; from the exons ATGGTACTGACGAGAAGGAGCTCAAGTGAGACTGAGTCTTCAACTCCGAACACTTCACGTGGTAAGAGCAAGAAAGATGTGAAGACTGGAAACAGCTCCGGGACACCTGACGTGGTGTCTAGGTTGGTTTCTGCCAAACGGACCACATCCGTTTCCTCAACCTCAGAACCTACGCCTCCCACAAGACGTTCAAAGAGATTGGCTTCATGTTCTCaagatgtggttggtgaggcgACACCCTCTTCTTCGAGACTGACTTCAAAATCTCAAGATGTGGTTAGTGTGCAGACACCCTCTCGCTCGAGACAGTCAAGAACGACCTCCTCAGATGATTATGTTACACCAGTTAAACGCTCGAGGAGAAGCTCTACAGAGGCATCTGGTCATCAGGACACACCGGTGGTACACACTCCTAGACGCAGAAGGAGCTCCTCTGGTGCTCGAGATACACCAGCAGCATCAGCTTCAGTTAGACGGTCCAGACGATTAAGTGCTGATACGAGCATTCCCGAGTGGGAGCTTTCCAGTGATACACCCCCAGGTTCAAGTAGATCCTCCGAAGAAGAGATTGCTCCATTACCCAAGGAAATTGAAGAGCAGACAGATAGTGAGAGTACGACTCAAACATTAGAATCGatttcagaggaggaggaagaggacacacCTTTACCACATTCCAGTGATATTATTGAGGTCAGGTCTGTTTGTGAAGTGGAGGAAGTACAGATCGTAAGGCAGGAACCTGAAACTTTACCAGTTATTGAAAAAGAGAAGTTAGATGATGACATAGAATCTATTTCTGTGAACGAGGAAGGGAGTCATATTCAAGAAGGCAAGACCAAAGGTTTAGCAGTTATTGAGGAagtcaaagaagaaaaagagggctTAACTAAAGCAGTTAAACCTGAAGATACTAAAGAAGTCGTAAAGGAGCCTGATCTCATTTTGACTGAAGAGCCAGAAAAAACTAAAGAAGTCGAAAAGGAGCCTGATCTCATTTTgaatgaggagaaggaagaaactgaagaagtcaTAAAGGAGCCTGATCTCATTTTGATTGAAGAGCCAGAAAAAACTAAAGAAGTCGTAAAGGAGCCTGATCTCATTTTgaatgaggagaaggaagaaactAAAGAAGTCATAAAGGAGCCTGATCTCATTTTgaatgaggagaaggaagaaactAAAGAAGTCGAAAAGGAGCCTGATCTCATTTTGactgaggagaaggaagaaattaAAGAAGATGTAAAGGAATCTGCTCTCACTTTGACTGAGGAGGTGACAGAAAAATCAGTTGATGAAAAGGAGCAAGAGGTGGTTGCACTTGACACAGGATTTGATGGGCGCAGTAACTGTAGTGCTTCATCTACAACTGGGGTAGAAAAAGATGATTTGGTAGTTGCAGATGAAACTGTATCTACAACGGTAACAACAGATGAAGATTACATAAGCAGTAGTAGAAATGAAATAAAGTCCGATGATTTAACTGCTGCACCTGACAAAGGTTTGGCAGAAGGGGCAAGCAAAGATCTTGAAGTAACTAGCACAACAAACATTGGGGTTTCTGCAAATCAGAAAAATGAACTGTCCGGTCGCAAGAAGATAAAACCAGCTGTAAATAACAATATTGAAGTTTCTGATGGTAAAGAAGCACTTGAGAACCTCTCTGAACTGAAGAATGTAACTCGGGGAGTACCAATTTCAGGACGATGGTGGAAAAAGGAAAAGCAAAG GTGTAGTTTCATCATGAAGGATGCAACGGGAAAGAGGAGCTGgagaaaaaagatgagaataaagcaAGAACGTCAAGATGTATTGGCAGTAAGTGCAGCTATTCGGGaagaaaaacagaggaagaaagatgaaCTGAAGAGGAGACAGGAACTTAACAAAATTCGTCAAGCAGAGAATGCAAAGAAATCCGAGATTGTGCAAGTG ATCAAGGATCCAAGGAAGAttaagaaaatgaagaggaagcAGTTAAGATACATCGAAAAAAGAGACACCACTGAATTGCAAAAATTGCAAAGCTAG